The nucleotide window TGCCTTTACATtttagtttgattggtagtttaaatttatttcatgttagaaataattaatttttaattgagtacttaaattattcatattatcatcaatatatcttggtaaatgatagatttttcAAAGAGAAACTGGTTAAATAGTGCTAGGTTGAAAACGTAGTCGCCGAAATATGTGTTTgttagtgtatgtctcatatttaagaaaaaaccgataaataaccgaaaaactgAATCGATACAAAactgacttaattggtttggttccaatatttgaagaaccaacttacttggtttggtttcttttttggGTAAAACCGAACTATGAACACCCCTAGTCATATGGATAATCGATTCTCCAAGAAACGGACTACCTATTTAGAACTATTTGAGGGAAGAATCAAAACGGAGACTCGTGACATGTTGTCTTCCCTCTATTCCTAAATTACTTGCTAAGCCAAAAAACTAGAGGCTAAATGAATCAAAAGTGACAGCGAAACTCAAGCAAGTTTtcctccccccaaaaaaaaaaaaaaaaaaaaggaacctGCATGTTTCCATGTCTAAACTTATAAGGGTTCAACAACCTTCCTTTCTGTCAAATTTAGAAGACATGAAACACGAATGTGGCATTGTTGCATATGTTCCACTTTCACTTCAGTTCCTCTTCCATTACCTACCAATCAAAGGAAAAACTTACCTTCCAGCAAACCTCCTCTTTTCATCCTAACTTTAAATAGATGCCAGTATTTAAGTGCGAGCAACTATTATCTTTTTCTAGACTAGTTATTTTTCGTCTGCTCTTTCCTTCTTACGCTACAATTTAATGCTTTGCTTCTGTTTTCTTCCCTTCCCTTTTGTACTCCAACTCAAGGAGTTCAACTCAGACTTTCAGCTGCACCAAATAGAATATTTTCTAATATTCTCTGATACTAGATGAGGCAAAATGCAGTTAAGATCCAGGTCAAATTGAGTGCCCAAATTTGCCAGTATAAGCTTCTGAATAAGCTTAGTTTGCATGCTACAACCAAACTAATAATGCAACTGACCCGATTCCTCATAATCAACTGGAAAATAGCATATGCATTCACATAAGTTGTGCATCTATTTAATTTCCAAAAGAATCATGTATCTTCCTGAAAAAGAATTACCTTGATAATTGCCACATAAGGCTTCTGATTTTTTGCTTCTGGAACCAATAGCACGGGATCCTCCTGCAGAAGGACAAAAGTTAGTAATAAGAGCAACCACTCTGGAGAACAGTAACTATAACACACTTAACAAAGTTCCGAGCCAATGCAATTACAGATAATACTGCTCAAAGGGGATGAAACGACCAAGTAAAATTTCATGGAAGAAAAAAACTAGAGTTGATATCCATAGCACGGAATCTCCCGAGCTCTCATACCAACATCCAGGCACACCAAACCAAGCCTCTTCTACTATATTCAAGTTGATAAGAATGGACCTTGGGcataactcaaccccaaaagctagcttgtGAGGTGAGAATTGCCCgagaccatataaggagaccaagatacccataacccaccgatgtgggacacaactcaaccccccccccccccacgccCAGGCCTGCAACTGGAGCGTGGACAATATAAATGGGGGCCCAACATCGGTAACAATAAATTGGGATGGGTCTGGCTCTGATATTGTGATAAGAATGGACCTTGGGcttaactcaaccccaaaagctagctttTGAGGTGAGGATTGTCCAaaaccatataaggagaccaagatACTCATAACTCACCGATGTGATCCTCCTGCAGAAGGACAAAAGTTAGTAATAAGAGCAACCACTCAGGAGAACAGTAGCTATAACACACTTAACAAAGTTTCGAGCCAATGCAATTACAGATAATACTGCTCAAAGGGGATGAAACGACCAAGTAAAATTTCATGGAAGAAAAGAACTAGGGTTGATATCCATAGCACAGAATCTCCACGAGGATATCCCTGAGCTGCATAATATTCCCTGCGATGAACAGTAGCGACGCAACAGTTCACCGGCCATAAATCCATATTCCGGCAGTGGAAATTCACCAAATTGGTCTCAAAAGAACCACCCTCTTCTCTTTGCGAACAATCCCCAGTTGGTTTCATCCTCAAATCAATAGCCAGTTTTTTCAGATCTTAATTTTCATTTCACGATTACTGTAGCGATTACTGTAGCGCGCAGAAATTTTATTAAATTCATCTGCTTCTTCACGCCAATGGAGCCTTGAAAATCTTCATGAATTAATGTGAAGTTTACTGTAGATCGCAGGATTTGTGTTttgagcagccatggctgccatcGTCTCTCCCCAGCTTCCAGCTGTGGGAGAGCCCAATCCAAATCGTAGTGAGCATATCCCCAACAACAAGATTCAACAAACTTACGCCTCTCAATTACTTACAAATAATTCTGCTTCAATCTCCACAAAACTGCTCTTAAAACCTGTCCAAATTGTTCATAGGGAACCTACAATTCAATTCACAATAGAGGAAAGACAAACTTTTGCTATTGAAAAAGGATTGCATCAAGCAGTTGTGCTGAAGTTATCTCCAAGAGCGCCAGATTTGCAGGTTCTAAGAAGCTTACTGCCAAAAATACTAAGCATAAAAGGCCATTGCTTGATTGGTCATCTTGCCCCACGTCAACTACTGTTATGATTGGATCAACCAGAGGATTTTGTCAACGCACTAGCCCGAGCAGTAAATTCTTTTTCGCACAGTGGCGAACAACATCAGTATAGGGTCTTCCCTTGGACAGTTGGATACAATCCTAAGGAAGAAACATCAAAGGCTGCAGTTTGGATTTCATTACCAAACTTGTCTCCAGAATTATTTGCTCGACAATCACTGTTGTCAATAGCTAATGCAGTGGGTAAACCAATCGCTATCGACAAAGCAACACAGGTGAAATCCCGACCTAGCACTGCTAGAGTTAAGGTTATTCTCGATCTCTTAGACAAACTGCCAACGCGTATACGTTTGCAGCATGTTAATAATGCATCTGGAAAGATTGTCGAGGTGTTTCAAGAAGTAATATATGATAACCTCCCGGTTATTGTATCTATTGTAACGGCAAGGCCACGTAGAGGAAATGTGTCGACTGCTTTTAAAGAATAAGATCGACGACGCCGAAAATTTGGGCGATGACATGTCCAGTGTTGATAAATTAAAAGGAGATGCCAGGGACTTCCTTAATGCCAAAAGATCTGGCCAGTCGGTGGACGATGTTGCAAAAGAAGTTGGCAACTGTAATGTGACTGAAACAGCTAATGGAGAATTAAATAAGGCTAATGCTGGCCAACAGAGATCTGCTGAAGGAATTTCTGATGATAATCGAACAGGATCAAAGGTTGTTAATGGTCAAGCTAACATAATGGAAACTGTAACAGGGGCATTGCAAGATGCTACTGATCATGAAAAGCAGACTGTCAATGTAGAGGCTAAATTTCCAAATGCTCAAGCTGAAAGAGAGCAGGGATTTGAGCAGGGGACTCTGGCTCAGGGAACTGCTGTTGCACCTGTTAAACCAGTGGACAAAGCAGCAGTAGAATGTGCTGAAGGTGTTGGTCAATTCAGGACTGCTTCTAAGTCCCCTTCAGTTACTGGACAGGTTAATACACAGCAGAAACAGTCTAATGTTCCGCAAGTATCAGGCCCAAAGGATGTTGTTGATCGAGGTGAGGTATCTGCACAATTTGGCAAGGACAAGGTTGGTACTGGTGCTTTGCAAGCTGCAGCTAATGCTAAACGTCCTGATGCTCGAGCAACCAATGCCAAGAACCTTGCAACTAATGGTGCTTTGGTCACATTAAATACCTCTGTATTTGATGTTCCATCACAATCAGTTGAAACCTACGACGACTTTGAAGGTGAAGCTGGGCAGCTTTTTCTATCAACTGGAAACAATGATGAATTTATCCAAGCAAAAGTGATCAAATCTAAATTTTGGTTACAACAACGTGAAGAGGATGACGAATACGAGGATTGGGGTGATGGTCATGCAGGGTTTTCATCTGAAGAAGCTGATCAGGAGGTCGATCAAGAGAGTGCAGGTGAAGATCTTGACTGTCTAGCAATGGCAAAATATGATGAGGGACCAGCAGCAAGTCATAGGAGCAAATTGAACATCAACGCTCCAATATTTTTGCCCAGAAATTCTCCAAATGGAAGCTTGAAGCGAACTGCAACAACACATACAAAGCAGTTAGTCCCAGCTGAAACTGATCAAACAGCTGCTACAATAAAATCTGGGCAGCAGCATATTGTAACAGATAATCCAATCTTCGATGCAATGGAGCAGCAGCTTAATCAAAATGATCCAGTTATTAAACCTACTGCTGATTGCACATCAACAGTAACAACAATTTCTGGGAAACAACAAATTGTGACAACCACTGCTACTATTACACCAACGGAAAGAAAGCTATTGGATGCAATGGTAAGCTCAAAGCCTGCTAGCTCATTAAATCTTACTGCTTTAAGCACTGGTCGAGTGAATTATAGCAGGAACAAAATGCAAAGCATATTACAACACAAAAACAAGGCAGCGTTGGTTAATAAACAGGATGAAAACAGTGTGGTAATTCAAGAACATGTTCAAGACTTGCAAAATCAGGTGCTTGTGGGCAGAGATACATATGAAGAAGGTGAAGAAGATGATATTCTAAATCAATGCAGGGCAGAGGCAGCAAGAAAAGGTGATTTGTCACCTATGCATAACGGAAAAAATAGGAAATCtcatacaaggaaaaatagttgggacgacaaggttagtgattttttaaatattaggcgactcccaatgagagttgccaaacaaaagaaGGTCGCGCCAACTACATCTACAAAGTCCAATCGTTCAAAAAAGAAATCATGAATTTTGAATACATCTTGAAGAATTGGGATTGTGATGAAAAAGAgttacaaattgaagaaattacaAGTTCGGACAAGAAGGAACAACATTTTAATTCCTTCATCATTTTATTCTACCATTATATTAGTattctcatttgtaatatcatcacagagtatgttataaactctgtgatgatcattgaatatttggtaATTTCCAGctcttattttttacatgcatgCTAGTAGGTGAACTTACTTAAAGCCTCAATAGGaatagtaaggtaaggtttagcccggtttgtgttgccttggtcctatACCTTTGGAAAATATCCTCaaggctatgagattatatgccctcgtgagactttgccggcagttaccccatgaatcctctacatgaggctgccatcataaggcaatgtgaggcgcagaggagtgattgattatatagccaaggcatatgggtaacaataccggtgctattgtcccccttatttgtactcttcctaattgttgtatttttcttttctcttgttaataaaaaactagccctaggcgcttgcctagcggattgccaaaaaaaaaaaatagcacaGAATCTCCTGAGCTCTCATACCAACATCCAGGCACACCAAACCAAGCCTCTTCTACTATATTCAAGTTGATAAGAATGGACCTTGGGcataactcaaccccaaaagctagcttgtGAGGTGAGAATTGCCCgagaccatataaggagaccaagatacccataacccaccgatgtgggacacaactcaacaccccccccccccccccccccacgccCAGGCCTGCAACTGGAGCGTGGACAATATAAATGGGGGCCCAACATCGGTAACAATAAATTGGGATGGGCCTGGCTCTGATACCGTGATAAGAATGaaccttgggcctaactcaaccccaaaagctagctttTGAGGTGAGGATTgtccaagaccatataaggagaccaagatACTCATAACTCACCGATGTGACACAAGTCATAGTGATATACTTCTACGAGGAGAGATACTAATTTAGATTAATCCGCCCTCTCATTTCTCCAACTCCTTACAAAGTAGCCATTACTACATCAAATGATATTCATTAAATCAAAGTGAATCCAAATCTAATCTAGCTGTTTGCAGTATTTTCTTATGTTGAAGTAAAAAGCATCCAGAAACCCATTTCCTATATCATGATACCCCATTAAACTTTAACAATAAACCAAACAACCAGAGACTAAGAAGCAGAGTGACCCATGAAATCACCTCCTTCAAACATTATGGATGAAATGTTTCCAAGGAAAATAATCTTCATGGAAAGTGTTCTATCAGAAATCATTTTCCAGATTATTTTCCAATGTTTAGTCAGGTACAAAAGCGGATGCCATATAACAGTTCTACAAGGTGAAAGAAATGGTAGGAAGATAGTGTTTGGTAATATTTTTTTGGATCAAAAGTTGAGAAAAATGTAGTGTTGGTTGAAGCTAGCAATAAGGAGTACTAGTTTTGTATATTTGTGAAGGAATATGAATTTCCCTAATAAGCATCAGAAAAGGGGATATATTATCCTAAACActactaggtgatttctttccaTCCGCCTAAACCTTGGTGAGCAGAGTATCTGTGCTGGTGGGCAAGGTAATGTACTTTGCAATTTCTATCATTCCAAATGCAACCTATGAGTGATAAGTAGCATTTTTCGAACCCTAATTTTAGCTCAAGACTCAAGTCATGGAAAAAACCGTAATTTTTCCAAAACACAAACAAAATTTCAATAAATAACATTTCAGAAGCATTTTTCGATGAAAATACCGCAAAGGAATGAAAACTCACAAGTTCAGGAAAGCATAAGTCACTAATATAAGATCAATAATGTCTCAACAAGATCAATAGTGTCTCAAtaacaaagaaaaggaaatattttCACTCTAAATTTTACAATAGAAAGATCTTTTTCTTTTCGGATCATCAAATCCTAATCTATGTGTTCTCAATTATATTTTAGTTTAAGGGAATATTTTGATACTCCTACAACATAAAGGGCAGTATGATGCATaaagcatcccgcattcacgTACGGTCTGAGGAAGGGCCGCACCCCTAAGGGTGTGATGTCAGTccaccctaatgcaagcattagtcgTTGCTTTCACGGTTCGAACCTGTAACCTATATGTCAcgcggagacaactttaccgttgctccaaagcTCTCCTTACCTAACATAGAAATGAGATTTCTGTTAAGAGTATGGATGTATCAACATTAAACACTAAAGGGTTCTCAACAAACAGTAATATAGTTATTACAATCAAAGAACAAATGAAACAGATATGTTGGAGAACTTTCTGCTATTGCTACCCTCACTTTCAGCAATTTCCTTCAAACTAGTCCAAGACTTCCTCTTTCGCTTACTGGATGTTGGGACGGTTTCCTCAGCATCTGTCGCGGATGAACCATCCTGAGGTTCAACTTTCTTCTTGGACCCTGTTCTGTTTCTTTTCTTCCTCTTAGAATCCAACAAAGAAGTAACTGTTACTGTCGACAATGGAGTTGCAGGACCAGCAGTAGGATCATCTCCAACTATTTCAGATGAAACCATTACATCTGCATTATTAACTCTATTGGCACTATCCACTGAAGTATCAAACTGTTCAAACTTTTGGGTTGCTGATTCAGTAAGGTCAACTCTTGTCTCATCGATATTAGCCAATAACGTATCCAACTGTTCAGATTTTTGCATTGCTGATTCAGTAGGGGCGACTCTTGCCTTATCGATACTGGACACTACCGTATCCAACTGTTCAGACTTTCGGGTTGCTGATTTAGTAGGGTATACTCTTGAAGTTGTTGTTTTGACAGGATATAGGTCATTCATATAGCCACTCGGAGTTCCTCTCTTCAGATTACGATGTGAACAGAAATGGCACTCATAGACAACATAGTTCTTCGGGGGAATACCAGGTTTCTTGAGTCTATTTTGTCCCTTTCTTTTGTTCTTCTCGATCCATAATGAACAATTATAGCCAGACTGAAGGATAGATTCACACCTGCGGAATAGCTAATACAAGTTAGTATGCAAGCCTCAATTTTCTCATAACAAAAGGGGGTGAAAAATCAGCAATGACTCATTCAAACATGACAGTTGTGAACATTGTTCCCTAAACAGTATATGGTGCAGGCTGCAGCCAGTTATCGAAAAAATCTGCCCATAATTGCATCTTGAACTCAAACATAACCAGCTTTCAGAGAAATCgaaacaaaaataattataaaaatggtGTCAGGGCCAGCTTTCGCGTATCTTGATTATTTCACCAGGTACTTGCTACCTCCTACCAGGACAAGTATCGGGTGGCTTTGGCCACCAAGACTCAAGCAGATgtgaagaaatcacctagtattttttgTCTTCATTGGTTTTGCTCACTTCATTCGCTATGCAACACTCCTGGGTACTAAACAGAAAAGTTATTTTGATAGAAAAGTATCTTTATTGATACCACACCACAGTATCTATTGGACCAAACACTTGCTTTACGAACAAGGATTATAAAGTAACAAGATTACGTAAAGGCGTTGCTATAAGGTATGATGTTACTATCAGTGTTTACACCGTGGATAGACAGAATTATATAGTCCAATAAACTGCCTGACAGGCATATAGTGTAACATAAAAACTTATTACTGTTGGTAGACGTCCGCCACATTTGGGTGTCTTCCTCATCCAACAGTTCTTGTCCTATCTCAGAAATTAAAAAGCATAACAAATAAAATTCTAGCTCTTCTAATTTTAATTACACTCTTGAGAATTAACAAGTCTCCATCCATATTAGATAAAGAACATAATATTATAATTAATGATGTCAAAGTACTTCATAAAAAACTATGTCAAAGTGTGGCAAGAATTTAAACATACtgcgataaaaataaaaataaaaataaaaaaagttattGAGCAAAGTGAGAGAGCATATACACAAAACAGTTGATGATCTGCATgaaaaaaactactccaaactACCATTCTAATGTATCTCAGTTATGCCACCTTTGTAGAAGAGGATATAAATCATTAAACGCCAAGACATAAGTACAATCAAGGATTCAGCCGGAATCTGATTCTTTCTCTGTTTTCCAAACCAGCGTAAAATTCTTAAATCAGTTCACAGTTAGAGAAGGTCAACAGAATGCTGACCTTGTTcgttttcttttttgattttctggATAAGCTTAGTGTTAGCCATCATATGAATTTACAGATATCTAATGGGAAAATATGAAGGGgaaccttggcgtaactggtaaagttgttgtcatgtgaccaggaggtcacgggttcaagccgtggaaacaacctcttgcagaaatgcacgATAAGGCTGCGTACTATAgatccttgtggtccggcccttccccggaccccacacatagcgggagcttagtgcaccgagctgCCCTAATGGGAAATTATGCAGAAAAGTCGGTCCATACATTTTATTATGCTTTAAGCTCAATCATAGAATAACCAAATGACATAAAAAGTTAGTTAGCTATAAGAATATCTAGAATCTGAAACACATAAGACATTGGCATATCTTCTTTATCATCCTAGCATTATCTTGGAGTTGTTTCCtctttaagaaaaataatgaagTAAATTCCTACTTTATTATACTTTGC belongs to Nicotiana tabacum cultivar K326 chromosome 6, ASM71507v2, whole genome shotgun sequence and includes:
- the LOC107785192 gene encoding uncharacterized protein LOC107785192 isoform X2, whose translation is MGKKGSRKKGGGTTSGSVTLREELSGKEKQNHVNAKSMLKLEHIKNLATWVSGETPIHSLGAFFGQRLAASAESLGVPPDPSLFSCQRCESILQSGYNCSLWIEKNKRKGQNRLKKPGIPPKNYVVYECHFCSHRNLKRGTPSGYMNDLYPVKTTTSRVYPTKSATRKSEQLDTVVSSIDKARVAPTESAMQKSEQLDTLLANIDETRVDLTESATQKFEQFDTSVDSANRVNNADVMVSSEIVGDDPTAGPATPLSTVTVTSLLDSKRKKRNRTGSKKKVEPQDGSSATDAEETVPTSSKRKRKSWTSLKEIAESKESFGATVKLSPRDI
- the LOC107785192 gene encoding uncharacterized protein LOC107785192 isoform X1, with amino-acid sequence MGKKGSRKKGGGTTSGSVTLREELSGKEKQNHVNAKSMLKLEHIKNLATWVSGETPIHSLGAFFGQRLAASAESLGVPPDPSLFSCQRCESILQSGYNCSLWIEKNKRKGQNRLKKPGIPPKNYVVYECHFCSHRNLKRGTPSGYMNDLYPVKTTTSRVYPTKSATRKSEQLDTVVSSIDKARVAPTESAMQKSEQLDTLLANIDETRVDLTESATQKFEQFDTSVDSANRVNNADVMVSSEIVGDDPTAGPATPLSTVTVTSLLDSKRKKRNRTGSKKKVEPQDGSSATDAEETVPTSSKRKRKSWTSLKEIAESEGSNSRKFSNISVSFVL